A genomic segment from Candidatus Viadribacter manganicus encodes:
- a CDS encoding alpha-amylase family glycosyl hydrolase yields MIPGSWDGGEHDCALDLCCGVGHALYMTDWWRGAVVYQIYPRSFCDSNGDGIGDLRGVIEKLDHIAALGCDAIWLSPFFTSPMKDYGYDVADYRGVDPLFGSAADADAMIAKAHALGLKVIIDQVWSHSSDQHAWFAESRASRENPRADWYVWADAKADGSPPNNWQAMFGGCAWTWDARRRQYYLHNFLPEQPDLNVHNPAVQDALLDIARFWLERGVDGFRLDVVNFFTHDRQLRDNPPITTLKRAPPRPHQFQRHLYDRTQPETLDFIARFRALLDEHGAMAVGEIEDEEPLRVQRDYTDGPDRLQTAYSFFLLRQRTMTPAVIKDAMAQWEGACGWPSWSLSNHDVIRFPTRLADGDLQRTKLMMALLLALRGTAFIYQGDELGLPHGDVSFERLRDPEAIAFWPSGIGRDGARTPMPWARDANMAGFTNADDAWLPLDPRHRALAVDAQREGSMLAFTREAIALRRANMALREGEFIALDAPEPVLAFERLAGDERIVCLFNLGPDPVKRPLGGGKVRLAIGQAELLTGAAALGGYCGLFVET; encoded by the coding sequence GTGATCCCAGGATCATGGGATGGCGGCGAGCACGACTGCGCGCTTGATTTGTGCTGCGGCGTTGGCCATGCCTTGTACATGACCGATTGGTGGCGCGGCGCTGTCGTTTATCAAATCTATCCTCGCTCGTTTTGTGACTCGAACGGCGACGGGATTGGTGATTTGAGGGGCGTGATCGAAAAGCTCGATCACATAGCGGCGCTTGGTTGCGACGCTATTTGGCTGTCGCCGTTCTTTACATCGCCCATGAAGGATTACGGCTACGACGTCGCCGACTATCGCGGTGTTGATCCACTTTTTGGTTCAGCGGCGGATGCCGACGCGATGATCGCCAAGGCCCACGCGCTCGGACTGAAGGTTATCATTGATCAAGTCTGGTCGCATTCTTCTGACCAGCACGCATGGTTTGCGGAAAGCCGTGCAAGCCGCGAGAACCCGCGCGCCGATTGGTATGTCTGGGCCGACGCCAAAGCCGATGGCTCGCCGCCGAACAATTGGCAGGCCATGTTCGGCGGTTGTGCGTGGACCTGGGACGCGCGGCGGCGGCAATATTATCTGCACAACTTCCTGCCGGAACAGCCAGATCTCAACGTGCACAATCCGGCGGTGCAAGACGCCCTGCTCGACATTGCGCGGTTTTGGCTCGAACGCGGCGTTGATGGCTTTCGGCTTGATGTCGTGAACTTCTTCACGCACGACCGGCAGTTGCGGGATAATCCGCCGATCACGACGCTGAAACGCGCGCCGCCGCGTCCGCATCAGTTCCAGCGCCACCTTTATGATCGCACCCAACCGGAAACGCTGGATTTCATCGCGCGCTTTCGTGCACTGCTCGATGAGCACGGCGCAATGGCGGTCGGCGAAATCGAAGACGAAGAGCCACTCAGAGTTCAGCGTGATTACACAGATGGACCCGACAGGCTTCAGACGGCCTATTCCTTCTTCCTGCTGAGACAACGCACGATGACGCCGGCCGTCATCAAAGACGCGATGGCGCAATGGGAAGGCGCGTGCGGCTGGCCCTCATGGTCGCTTTCCAATCATGACGTCATTCGCTTTCCCACGCGGCTGGCGGATGGCGATCTGCAGCGCACCAAGCTGATGATGGCGCTGCTGCTCGCACTGCGCGGCACGGCGTTTATCTATCAGGGCGATGAATTGGGATTGCCGCACGGCGACGTCTCGTTCGAGCGTTTGCGCGATCCGGAGGCGATAGCGTTTTGGCCTTCGGGGATTGGCCGAGACGGCGCGCGAACGCCTATGCCTTGGGCGCGCGATGCCAACATGGCCGGTTTCACAAACGCCGATGACGCGTGGTTGCCGCTTGATCCACGTCATCGCGCTCTTGCAGTCGATGCGCAGCGCGAAGGATCGATGCTGGCGTTCACACGCGAGGCGATTGCGCTGCGGCGCGCAAACATGGCGCTACGCGAAGGCGAGTTCATCGCGCTCGATGCGCCTGAGCCGGTGTTGGCGTTCGAGCGCCTCGCTGGGGACGAACGGATCGTCTGCCTCTTCAACCTCGGGCCCGATCCGGTGAAGCGACCGCTTGGCGGGGGAAAAGTGAGATTAGCGATCGGCCAGGCGGAACTTCTGACCGGCGCCGCGGCGCTCGGCGGCTATTGCGGGCTGTTCGTCGAAACGTGA
- a CDS encoding glycosyltransferase family 25 protein: MLYAPPKRRMIGAVVINLDRDTQRMAHMSVELKRAAMKYERFAALRGDQLPCGIARYFPVDAGLSPGEIGCYASHLAIMQRVAVGDFPSPTLVLEDDVGLPDDLATALDALVAVLPEQWDIVRLSYPTKLLARPIAKLGDDRSLVRYSRVPTTTGAYLISARGARKFLAERARYAPIDHDLRDVWAWDLDTYGVSPALIAHDVLGASTIDALSPQGRADLRRRKRRAALVERLKRGVRDFGLSRWLAIGPLNFAARITPKSLRPSFVRWANRRLA; this comes from the coding sequence ATGCTTTATGCGCCACCAAAGCGGCGCATGATCGGCGCTGTTGTTATCAATCTGGATCGCGACACCCAGCGCATGGCGCACATGAGCGTCGAGCTCAAGCGCGCGGCCATGAAGTATGAGCGCTTCGCAGCTCTACGCGGCGATCAATTGCCGTGCGGGATTGCGCGTTACTTTCCGGTCGATGCTGGCCTCTCGCCGGGTGAGATCGGCTGTTACGCCAGCCATCTAGCAATCATGCAGCGCGTTGCGGTTGGCGATTTTCCATCGCCCACATTGGTGCTCGAAGATGACGTCGGGCTTCCCGACGATCTTGCTACCGCACTCGATGCCTTAGTGGCGGTGCTGCCGGAGCAATGGGACATCGTGCGCCTTTCGTACCCGACAAAATTGCTCGCGCGCCCAATCGCGAAACTGGGCGATGACCGCTCGCTAGTGCGCTACTCTCGCGTGCCGACAACAACCGGCGCCTATCTCATCAGCGCTCGCGGCGCGCGCAAGTTTCTCGCCGAGCGGGCGCGCTATGCGCCCATTGATCATGATCTCCGTGATGTGTGGGCCTGGGACCTCGATACTTACGGCGTCAGTCCCGCGCTCATCGCACACGATGTTCTGGGCGCCTCGACGATTGACGCGCTCTCGCCGCAAGGGAGAGCCGATCTGCGCCGCAGGAAGAGGCGAGCGGCTTTGGTTGAACGATTGAAGCGCGGTGTGCGCGATTTTGGCCTTTCGCGCTGGCTCGCAATTGGGCCGCTCAACTTCGCCGCACGTATTACCCCAAAGTCGCTAAGGCCGTCATTCGTCCGCTGGGCCAATCGGCGCTTGGCCTAG
- a CDS encoding alkaline phosphatase D family protein, with protein sequence MLIARRGLLFAGATAVMTRPAWAQALSHGAFTHGVASGDPLTDGVILWTRFVGGDGRIAWEVSEDESFARIAARGEAQATPVSDFCVKVDTRGLQPGRQYFYRFLAGSGPSLVGRTRTAPSGADSLSVGLASCANYAFGHFHAYGHMAARDDIELVLHTGDYIYEYGADEYPSTELAVAGRAFDPDHEIVTLDDYYRRYQQYHTDPNLLALRAAKPIAATWDDHEIANDATSTGAQNHQRNEGLYADRVAAASKAYFDWMPIRRPDETRARLYRSLDWGDVARIVLLDTRYIGRVRQLDYRRGLGLRLLSDGAGTEAAVAEFRTQLLDPARTLLGGEQEAWVAETFAASKQRGQTWQVVAQQIAMGEQIIGAGAAAMVSPEAHSNVRRYVTVAERLGRMHMPWNLDAWDGYPAARDRFLQTCTAHATNAVILGGDSHNTWINNLAAPNDASRMAAIEFAGASVTSPGLEQAMAAGAPGAREAMMRSANPHLAWCDVTNRGYGALKFTRSACEAEWVAFANVRDAEAPAPTITRMSATPSAQGGPGPWTI encoded by the coding sequence ATGTTGATCGCTCGTCGTGGATTGCTTTTCGCTGGTGCGACCGCGGTGATGACGCGTCCGGCCTGGGCGCAAGCCCTCTCGCACGGCGCATTCACGCACGGCGTCGCCTCCGGCGACCCTTTGACCGATGGCGTTATCCTGTGGACGCGCTTTGTCGGCGGCGATGGGCGCATCGCGTGGGAGGTTTCAGAGGATGAATCATTCGCGCGCATCGCCGCACGCGGTGAAGCGCAGGCAACCCCGGTCAGCGACTTTTGCGTAAAGGTGGACACGCGCGGACTGCAGCCCGGCCGCCAGTATTTTTATCGCTTCCTTGCCGGGTCCGGACCTTCACTCGTGGGACGCACACGCACGGCGCCATCTGGCGCAGACTCGCTCAGCGTCGGATTGGCGTCATGCGCGAACTATGCGTTCGGTCACTTCCACGCCTACGGGCACATGGCGGCGCGCGATGATATCGAGCTCGTACTGCACACTGGCGACTACATCTACGAATACGGCGCCGACGAATATCCAAGCACAGAGCTTGCCGTGGCGGGCCGCGCATTCGATCCAGACCATGAAATCGTAACGCTCGACGATTATTATCGCCGCTATCAGCAATATCATACCGATCCCAATCTGCTGGCGTTGCGCGCCGCCAAGCCAATCGCAGCGACATGGGACGATCACGAAATTGCCAACGACGCAACCAGCACCGGCGCGCAAAATCATCAGCGCAACGAAGGGCTATATGCCGATCGTGTCGCCGCGGCGTCGAAGGCCTATTTCGATTGGATGCCGATCCGGCGTCCGGACGAAACGCGAGCGCGGCTCTACCGGTCCCTGGATTGGGGCGATGTCGCCCGCATCGTGCTGTTGGACACGCGCTATATCGGCCGCGTACGCCAACTCGATTATCGACGCGGATTGGGGCTGCGGCTACTGTCCGACGGAGCAGGCACCGAGGCGGCTGTCGCCGAGTTCCGCACACAATTGCTTGATCCGGCGCGGACGTTGCTCGGCGGCGAGCAAGAAGCGTGGGTGGCGGAGACGTTCGCGGCGTCCAAGCAACGCGGGCAAACTTGGCAGGTGGTCGCGCAGCAAATTGCGATGGGTGAACAGATTATCGGCGCGGGCGCTGCGGCGATGGTTTCGCCCGAAGCGCACTCCAATGTTCGGCGCTACGTGACGGTCGCCGAACGCCTCGGCCGCATGCACATGCCGTGGAATCTAGACGCGTGGGACGGCTACCCGGCTGCGCGTGATCGCTTCCTACAAACGTGCACGGCGCATGCAACCAACGCAGTCATCCTAGGCGGCGACAGTCACAACACCTGGATTAACAATCTCGCCGCGCCGAACGATGCATCGCGCATGGCGGCAATCGAGTTTGCGGGTGCAAGCGTCACCTCGCCTGGCCTGGAGCAAGCCATGGCCGCCGGAGCGCCTGGCGCGCGCGAAGCAATGATGCGCAGCGCCAACCCGCACCTGGCATGGTGCGATGTAACCAATCGCGGCTATGGTGCGCTGAAGTTCACGCGCAGCGCCTGCGAAGCAGAATGGGTGGCGTTCGCGAATGTACGCGACGCCGAAGCGCCGGCGCCAACGATTACACGCATGAGTGCAACGCCAAGCGCACAAGGCGGCCCAGGCCCCTGGACAATCTAG
- a CDS encoding alpha/beta fold hydrolase, with product MLRWLIGGVLALIGLAALIAGGAYFALKRPDIPYETLAAQYESSASRYAELPGGLRVHYRDEGQANGPALLLVHGFSASLHTWEPWVERLGDEYRVISLDLPGHGLTRAPAGYQASIEAFRNVVHEFARTQGLGRFVIAGSSMGGNVAWEYALAYPEQIDALILVDASGWEDTRADASEEPEVFKLLRNPTLGPILIQLDNTRLIRQGLEAAYANPALVDDAMLNRYTQLARAPGHRDILLQMTLGFRERNYATAERLSALNMPVLILTGDTDRIVPPEHAQQFHDAIPGSRLITFEASGHVPQEEKPDESATAVREFLQPIIEGSALPALPEIQCQPDERC from the coding sequence ATGCTGCGTTGGCTTATTGGCGGCGTTCTTGCGCTTATCGGCTTGGCGGCTCTGATCGCCGGAGGCGCCTATTTCGCACTGAAGCGGCCTGACATTCCATACGAAACCCTAGCCGCCCAGTATGAGAGCAGTGCGTCTCGCTACGCAGAACTGCCCGGCGGATTGCGTGTGCATTATCGCGACGAAGGCCAAGCGAACGGCCCAGCGCTTCTTCTCGTTCACGGATTTTCAGCCTCACTCCACACGTGGGAGCCTTGGGTTGAGCGGCTCGGTGATGAGTATCGCGTGATCTCGCTCGATCTGCCCGGACACGGCCTCACGCGCGCGCCGGCGGGATATCAGGCATCCATCGAAGCGTTCCGCAACGTGGTTCATGAATTTGCGCGCACGCAGGGCTTGGGTCGCTTCGTGATCGCCGGCTCATCGATGGGCGGCAACGTGGCTTGGGAATACGCACTCGCCTATCCAGAACAAATCGACGCGCTGATCTTAGTCGATGCATCAGGTTGGGAAGACACGCGCGCCGACGCCAGCGAAGAGCCGGAAGTTTTCAAGCTGCTGCGCAATCCGACGCTCGGTCCCATTCTCATCCAACTCGACAACACACGGCTCATCCGCCAGGGCCTCGAAGCGGCGTATGCAAACCCGGCTTTGGTCGACGATGCGATGCTGAACCGCTACACCCAGCTGGCGCGCGCGCCGGGCCACCGCGATATCCTGCTGCAGATGACGCTCGGATTCCGCGAACGCAATTACGCGACGGCAGAGCGGCTTTCAGCGCTCAACATGCCGGTGCTCATTCTCACCGGCGATACCGATCGAATCGTGCCGCCTGAGCATGCTCAACAATTTCATGATGCGATCCCCGGCTCGCGCTTGATCACATTCGAGGCGAGCGGTCACGTTCCGCAGGAAGAAAAGCCGGATGAATCGGCGACTGCGGTTCGTGAATTCCTGCAGCCGATCATCGAAGGCTCGGCTTTGCCGGCGCTGCCGGAAATTCAGTGCCAACCGGACGAGCGCTGCTAA
- a CDS encoding DUF6624 domain-containing protein, whose amino-acid sequence MSENWGPLLVAAARRDLETRARLVESGELFGGYHPEMEKVHDENAALLARVFDDIGWPGRREFGDDGAGAAFLILQHAIGHPDLQRRGLALILDAIPEGQANPLDAAYLADRIAIFEGAEQTFGTQFDWDANGQLSPAPVRDPESLDERRASVGLPPIAETIANMRANAAAENETAPPDLAERRAAYDAWARKAGWRA is encoded by the coding sequence ATGAGTGAGAACTGGGGACCGTTGCTCGTCGCGGCAGCGCGGCGCGATTTGGAGACGCGCGCACGATTGGTCGAGAGCGGCGAACTCTTCGGCGGCTATCACCCAGAGATGGAAAAGGTGCACGACGAGAACGCCGCGCTGTTGGCGCGGGTGTTCGATGACATCGGCTGGCCAGGCCGCCGCGAGTTTGGCGACGATGGCGCCGGCGCCGCATTCCTTATTCTTCAGCACGCGATCGGTCACCCAGATCTGCAACGGCGTGGACTTGCGCTCATCCTCGATGCAATTCCGGAAGGGCAAGCCAATCCATTGGACGCAGCCTACCTTGCCGATCGCATCGCCATCTTCGAGGGCGCTGAGCAAACCTTCGGCACACAGTTCGACTGGGATGCCAACGGCCAACTCTCGCCAGCGCCGGTGCGCGACCCGGAGTCTCTGGACGAACGCCGGGCCAGCGTCGGGCTACCGCCAATCGCGGAAACGATTGCGAACATGCGCGCCAACGCCGCGGCCGAAAACGAAACGGCGCCGCCCGACCTAGCGGAACGCCGTGCGGCTTATGACGCATGGGCGCGCAAAGCGGGCTGGCGCGCTTGA
- a CDS encoding HesA/MoeB/ThiF family protein, with product MLSPDERERYARHILLKEIGGPGQQRLKAANVVIVGAGGLGAPAALYLAAAGVGRLRLIDDDAVSLDNLQRQIIFRSADVGAPKVDRAQIALAALNDNVAVEIERQRLTEANATYLLNGADIVLDGTDDFETRFAVNAAARALGVPLVSGAVGRWDGQVAVFASGGPCYRCFVPETPPDAETCARVGVVGALTGVIGSLMALEAIKLIAESGEPLIGRVMLFDGLRGDARTVALTRDPACPVCRYE from the coding sequence ATGCTGAGCCCTGACGAACGCGAGCGCTATGCGCGTCACATCCTGCTGAAGGAAATCGGCGGGCCAGGACAACAGCGGCTCAAGGCGGCGAACGTCGTGATCGTCGGCGCAGGCGGGTTGGGCGCGCCGGCGGCGCTCTACTTGGCGGCGGCGGGCGTGGGCCGGTTGCGGCTGATCGATGACGATGCCGTCTCATTGGACAACCTGCAGCGCCAGATCATTTTTCGCAGCGCCGATGTAGGCGCGCCGAAGGTCGATCGCGCGCAAATCGCGTTGGCGGCGTTGAACGATAATGTGGCGGTGGAGATTGAGCGGCAACGGCTGACGGAAGCGAATGCCACTTATCTCCTCAACGGCGCCGATATCGTGCTCGACGGGACCGACGACTTTGAAACGCGGTTTGCTGTGAACGCCGCCGCGCGTGCGCTTGGCGTTCCATTGGTCTCGGGCGCGGTGGGCCGATGGGATGGGCAAGTCGCGGTGTTTGCAAGCGGTGGCCCCTGCTATCGCTGCTTCGTGCCCGAGACGCCGCCCGACGCTGAAACATGCGCGCGCGTTGGAGTCGTCGGCGCGCTGACGGGCGTGATCGGCTCGCTGATGGCGCTTGAGGCGATTAAGCTCATTGCAGAATCCGGTGAACCTTTGATTGGTCGCGTGATGCTGTTCGATGGTTTGCGCGGCGATGCGCGCACTGTTGCACTGACGCGCGATCCTGCATGTCCGGTGTGTCGTTATGAGTGA
- a CDS encoding PH domain-containing protein translates to MRYIDESLADGETIIQRGQWPGVFWFGAWAALILLGIAIVGIFIFISSLIKMKTTDFAVTNRRVILKRGWLNRTTQELAVESIEGVSLDQSFIARIFGYGRVIVTGTGEARIVFPPMAHPVAFRRSIEAARADCGGEVHLAREDRRAILRAAEANENEKVVEAEREVEEAPVRGQRRSSFIGLRSRRR, encoded by the coding sequence ATGCGCTACATCGACGAGAGCTTGGCAGACGGCGAGACCATCATTCAGCGCGGTCAATGGCCGGGCGTCTTCTGGTTCGGCGCTTGGGCGGCCTTGATCCTGCTGGGCATCGCCATCGTCGGCATTTTCATCTTCATCTCCTCCCTCATCAAAATGAAGACCACGGACTTTGCAGTTACCAACCGGCGCGTCATTCTAAAGCGGGGCTGGCTCAATCGCACCACGCAGGAGCTCGCGGTTGAGAGCATCGAAGGCGTCTCGCTCGATCAGTCGTTCATTGCGCGCATCTTCGGTTACGGACGTGTGATCGTCACCGGCACCGGCGAAGCGAGGATTGTGTTTCCGCCGATGGCGCATCCGGTTGCCTTCCGCCGTTCCATTGAAGCGGCGCGCGCTGATTGCGGCGGCGAGGTCCATTTGGCGCGCGAAGACCGTCGCGCCATCCTACGCGCCGCCGAAGCCAACGAAAACGAGAAGGTGGTGGAAGCAGAGCGCGAGGTTGAAGAAGCGCCTGTGCGCGGTCAGCGCCGCTCAAGCTTTATCGGGTTGCGTTCGCGCAGGCGTTAG
- the dut gene encoding dUTP diphosphatase, translating to MSKVTIQVATLPHFEGLQLPAYETALSAGMDLRAAIAEDAPIIVAPGGRVLTPTGLTIALPAGYEAQIRPRSGLALKHGVTCLNTPGTVDADYRGEVKVILINLGQEPFTITRGERIAQMVIAPVTQGEWDVVETLSETARGAGGFGSTGRS from the coding sequence ATGAGCAAAGTCACGATCCAGGTTGCGACGCTTCCGCATTTCGAAGGTCTGCAATTGCCGGCGTACGAGACGGCGTTGTCGGCCGGCATGGATTTGCGCGCCGCGATTGCTGAAGATGCGCCGATCATTGTGGCGCCGGGTGGGCGCGTGCTGACGCCAACCGGGCTCACGATTGCGCTGCCCGCCGGCTACGAAGCACAGATCCGGCCACGTTCAGGGCTTGCGCTAAAGCACGGCGTCACCTGCCTCAACACACCCGGAACCGTCGACGCCGATTATCGCGGCGAAGTGAAAGTCATTCTGATCAATCTCGGGCAAGAGCCATTCACGATCACACGCGGCGAGCGCATCGCGCAGATGGTGATCGCGCCGGTGACGCAGGGGGAATGGGATGTGGTCGAGACGCTTTCGGAGACTGCGCGCGGCGCTGGTGGGTTTGGCTCGACTGGCCGTAGCTAA
- the coaBC gene encoding bifunctional phosphopantothenoylcysteine decarboxylase/phosphopantothenate--cysteine ligase CoaBC yields MSKRVLLIIGGGIAAYKSLELIRRLKERGLAVRVVMTEAAQRFVTTLAAGALVGEPVFTDLFDQAHEFDVGHIRLARECDLIIVAPATADLMAKRANGLANDLASAVLLATDKPVLMAPAMNPHMWSNAATRRNFATLQADGIRLIGPNAGEMAERGESGVGRMAEPEEIRDTAIAFLSDGPLKGKRALVTAGPTIEAIDPVRFLSNRSSGKQGYAIAAALAELGADVTLVSGPTNLAAPAGVTRVNVESARDMLEASEAALPLDVAVMVAAVADWRPTQEAQTKIKKDAAGIPAIALQENPDILATLSKPGKKRPKLVVGFAAETDHVEEHARAKIAKKGCDWIVANDVSGDVMGGAENAVILISKDKSEAWPRMAKEAVARKLAAEIAKSLGAKAPRK; encoded by the coding sequence ATGAGCAAACGCGTGTTGCTGATCATCGGTGGCGGCATCGCCGCCTATAAGAGCCTCGAACTCATTCGCCGCTTGAAAGAGCGCGGCCTTGCCGTGCGCGTGGTGATGACCGAGGCAGCGCAGCGTTTCGTCACCACCTTGGCGGCGGGCGCGCTTGTCGGCGAACCGGTGTTCACCGATCTCTTCGACCAAGCACACGAATTCGACGTCGGCCACATCCGGCTGGCGCGCGAGTGCGACCTCATCATCGTCGCGCCCGCAACCGCGGACTTGATGGCCAAGCGTGCGAACGGCCTTGCCAACGATCTTGCCTCCGCCGTTCTGCTCGCGACCGACAAGCCGGTTCTGATGGCGCCGGCGATGAACCCACACATGTGGAGCAACGCCGCGACGCGCCGGAACTTCGCGACGCTCCAAGCCGATGGCATCCGCCTCATCGGACCAAACGCAGGCGAAATGGCGGAGCGCGGCGAAAGCGGCGTCGGCCGGATGGCCGAGCCTGAAGAAATTCGCGACACGGCGATCGCATTTCTCAGCGATGGCCCGCTGAAAGGAAAGCGCGCGCTGGTGACGGCGGGGCCGACGATCGAAGCAATCGATCCAGTCCGCTTCCTCTCCAATCGCTCGAGCGGCAAGCAAGGCTATGCCATTGCAGCGGCCCTCGCTGAACTCGGCGCGGACGTGACATTGGTGTCGGGGCCAACCAACCTTGCAGCGCCCGCAGGCGTGACGCGCGTCAACGTCGAAAGCGCGCGGGACATGCTGGAGGCGAGCGAAGCTGCGTTGCCGCTGGATGTCGCCGTCATGGTTGCGGCCGTTGCTGACTGGCGCCCGACGCAAGAAGCACAAACCAAAATCAAGAAGGACGCCGCCGGCATTCCGGCGATCGCGCTGCAAGAAAATCCAGATATCCTCGCCACGCTTTCAAAACCCGGCAAGAAACGCCCGAAGCTCGTCGTCGGCTTTGCCGCCGAGACCGATCATGTCGAGGAGCATGCGCGCGCCAAGATCGCCAAGAAGGGCTGCGACTGGATCGTCGCCAACGATGTGTCCGGCGACGTGATGGGCGGCGCCGAAAACGCTGTCATCTTGATCAGCAAAGACAAATCGGAAGCTTGGCCGCGTATGGCGAAAGAAGCGGTCGCGCGGAAGCTTGCGGCGGAAATCGCGAAATCGCTGGGCGCAAAGGCGCCGCGAAAGTAG
- the ubiB gene encoding 2-polyprenylphenol 6-hydroxylase, producing the protein MVSLSQFIALLVVAGIIAGFVSGVFGHIWRLLRVAGTLVRYDVLLPSEYYDQYSVPVQAAHTAMHVFAKRKRGRSVGVRLAQALERLGPAYVKVGQFLATRPDMIGVTVAQELGRLKDRLPPFSRTEALDTINSELGGTEGLFAGISEAMAAASIAQVHQAIVERHGVVAIKILRPRIEKKLAREMGALRFLAQCIEFFSKRSRRLEPVQFIDTVASAMERELDLRLEAGAAAEFREVAEKEGYLSVPQIDWSRSAKRVMTLDWIDGIPLTDSKALDKAGADRSELAIAVTRGFLAAALDYGFFHADMHEGNLMYGKDGKLWIVDFGIMGRIGHKERRYLAEILYGFHRRDYRRVAEVHHEAGYVPEKFTIEEFAQALRAIGEPIFGKTADGISMSRLLLQLFDVTHLFGMHLRPELVLLQKTMVQVEGVARGLDPQHDMWTASRPIVERWVQRELGAEAVTKRGIDEISMGFQALRRLPQTLLSMEAAARKVAIEAPREERKWYQLPAFWIGLIGGALIVTVFAPKDASEPRQPPPTEAIETSVQPDAEPLERVDIDADLAQPGAQTPAEPAP; encoded by the coding sequence GTGGTTTCGCTGTCGCAGTTCATCGCGCTCCTCGTTGTTGCGGGGATCATCGCCGGGTTCGTATCCGGCGTGTTCGGACACATTTGGCGGTTGCTGCGTGTGGCGGGCACGCTCGTGCGTTACGACGTGCTGTTGCCCTCGGAATATTATGATCAGTACTCCGTGCCGGTGCAGGCCGCGCACACGGCGATGCACGTCTTCGCCAAGCGCAAACGCGGCCGCAGCGTCGGCGTACGCCTGGCGCAAGCGCTGGAACGATTGGGCCCCGCCTATGTGAAAGTCGGGCAATTCCTGGCGACACGTCCGGACATGATCGGCGTCACCGTCGCGCAAGAACTCGGCCGGCTAAAGGATCGGTTGCCGCCCTTCTCGCGCACCGAAGCGCTCGACACGATCAACAGCGAACTCGGTGGCACGGAAGGCTTGTTCGCCGGCATCTCCGAAGCGATGGCGGCAGCTTCGATCGCGCAGGTCCACCAAGCCATCGTCGAACGCCACGGCGTCGTTGCGATCAAGATTCTGCGCCCGCGCATCGAAAAGAAACTCGCGCGCGAAATGGGCGCGCTGCGCTTCCTGGCGCAATGCATCGAATTCTTCTCCAAGCGCTCTCGCCGTCTTGAGCCGGTTCAGTTCATCGACACCGTGGCCTCCGCGATGGAGCGCGAGCTTGATCTGCGACTGGAAGCCGGCGCCGCGGCGGAGTTCCGCGAAGTAGCGGAGAAGGAAGGCTATCTTTCCGTCCCGCAGATCGATTGGTCGCGTTCGGCCAAGCGCGTGATGACTCTGGATTGGATCGACGGCATTCCGCTGACCGATTCAAAGGCGCTCGACAAAGCCGGCGCCGATCGCAGCGAACTCGCCATCGCGGTGACCCGCGGCTTCCTCGCTGCAGCACTCGATTACGGTTTCTTCCATGCCGACATGCACGAGGGAAACCTCATGTACGGCAAGGACGGCAAGCTCTGGATCGTCGACTTCGGCATCATGGGCCGAATTGGTCACAAAGAGCGCCGCTATCTCGCTGAGATCCTCTACGGCTTCCATCGCCGCGACTATCGCCGTGTCGCAGAAGTGCACCACGAAGCCGGCTACGTGCCGGAGAAGTTCACGATCGAGGAATTTGCGCAGGCCCTGCGTGCGATCGGCGAGCCGATCTTCGGCAAAACGGCAGACGGCATTTCGATGAGCCGCTTGCTTTTGCAATTGTTCGACGTCACCCATCTCTTCGGCATGCATTTGCGACCTGAACTGGTGCTGCTGCAAAAAACGATGGTCCAGGTCGAGGGCGTGGCGCGCGGCCTCGATCCACAGCACGACATGTGGACGGCGTCGCGCCCCATCGTTGAACGCTGGGTCCAGCGCGAACTCGGCGCCGAAGCGGTCACGAAACGCGGCATCGATGAAATCAGCATGGGCTTCCAGGCACTGCGCCGCCTGCCTCAGACGCTGCTCTCGATGGAGGCGGCCGCGCGCAAGGTCGCGATTGAGGCGCCGCGCGAGGAACGCAAATGGTATCAGCTGCCTGCGTTCTGGATCGGCCTGATCGGCGGCGCGCTGATCGTCACCGTCTTCGCACCAAAGGACGCAAGCGAGCCACGCCAGCCGCCGCCAACAGAGGCGATTGAAACCAGCGTGCAGCCTGATGCGGAACCGCTTGAGCGGGTCGACATTGACGCCGATCTCGCACAGCCGGGCGCTCAGACACCGGCGGAGCCGGCGCCATGA